CCGCAGTCGCGCCGGGACCTGGCCTCCGCACTGCGGACCAAGGCCGGGGCCGAGGGGGTCAAGCCGACCCGGCCGCGCCGGCAGCGGGCCGACGCCGCGGACGACGCGGAGATCTCCCGGCTGCGGGCTGCCCTCCGCCGCCACCCGTGCCACGGCTGCGAGGACCGGGAGAACCATGCCCGCTGGGCCGAGCGCTACTGGCGCCTGCAGCGGGAGACCGACCAGCTCGAGCGGCGGGTGCGCGGCCGCACCAACTCGATCGCCCGCACCTTCGACCGGGTCTGCTCGGTGCTCACCGTGCTCGGGTACCTGGACGGGGAGCGGGTGACCGATCCGGGCCGCCGGCTGGCCCGGATCTACTCCGAGCTGGACCTGGTGGCGGCCGAGTGCCTGCGCGAGGGCGTGTGGGACGGGCTCGGTCCGGCCGATCTGGCCTGCGCCGCCTCGCTGCTCGTCTACGAGGCCCGGATCAGCGACGACGCGCCGCCGCCGCGGGTGCCCAAGGGCCCGGCCCGGGAGGCGATCGAGCGGACCATGCGGATCTGGCTGGACACCCACTCCATCGAGGGCGACTACGACCTCGACTTCCAGCGCGAGCCGGACACCGGCTTCGCCTGGGCGGCCTACCGCTGGGCCAGCGGGCACCGGCTCGAGGACGTGCTCGACGAGGTCGGGCTGCCCGCGGGCGACTTCGTGCGCTGGTGCAAGCAGCTGATCGACCTGCTCGGCCAGATCGCCGACGCGGCCGCGGGCGACCAGGCCTCCGGGGTGCGCGAGTCCGCGCGCAGCGCGGTGGGCCTGATCCGCCGTGGCGTGGTGGCCTACACCTCGATGACCTGAGCAGCCGGAAGCACGCAGCAAGCGGCCCGAGTCCCTCACGGACTCGGGCCGTCGGCGTCATGTTCCACGTGGAACATCATGCAAGAGAACGCATAATGTTCCACGTGGAACATGACGCCGGAGCATGCGCGACGCGTCAGGACTTTCGCTGGGTGGAGAAGATGCCGAAGGGCGCGCTCTGGCCGTCGTGCAGGACGGCGATGCGCGGGCCGTGCTCCATCGGGGTGTCCTCGGGGCCGTGCAGGATCCCACCGCCGAGCTGCTTGGCCTTTTCCGCGACCGCGTCCACATCGGTGACGAGGAAGAACGGGTTCCAGTGCGCGGGCATCTCGTCCGGGAAGTCGGCACCCATGTCCATCACCCCGCCGAACTGCTTGCCGTTCAGCCCGACCTGCGGGTAGGTCGGGTCGTCGGTGACCTCCCAGCCGAACACGTCCCGGTAGAACTTCAGCGCGCCGGCCCGGTCCCGGGTGGCCAGGTCGATCCAGGCGAAGGTGTTCGGCTCCTCGACCACGCCGAAGCCGGCGAACTTGCCGGCCTGCCACAGGCTGAACGCGGCGCCGGTCGGGTCGCTCAGCAGCGACCAGCGGCCGATGTCGAGCACGTCCATCGGCTCCATCCACACCTGCGCGCCGGCCTTCTTGGCCGCGGCGGTGGTGGCGTCGATGTCCTTGCTCTCGAAGGAGAGCATCCAGCGGATCGGCTGGCGCGGATCCATCAGCGGGGCGACCGCCGCGACCGGGGCGCCGTCGAGCTGGAAGGTGGTGTAGCCGCCGACCTCGGGCCGCGGGTCGGTCTCGGCGGTCCAGCCGAACAGCTGGCCGTAGAACTTCTTCGCGGCCTCCACGTCGGACGTGCTCAGCTGGGTCCAGCAGGGGGAGCCGGGGGAGATCTCGGTGACCTTCATGGCAAAGCCTCTCGTAAGCCGACTAGTTGGCCGTTATCCACCTAACCTGCGCGCCCTGGCGCCCGCCAGTCGGCGCCGGGTGGCGAATCGGAGGTTCGGCCGCTCGGTTGGCTCAGCCGGTCCGGCGAAAGGAACGGCGGTAGTCGCGCGGGGCGAGGCCGACCCGCTCGACGAAGTGCTGGCGCAGCGTCACCGGGCTGCCGAAGCCGGACTCGGCCGCGATCCGGTCCATCGGCAGATCGGTCTGCTCGAGCAGCCGCTGCGCGCGCAGCACGCGCTGGCCGATCAGCCACTGCGCGGGCGTGGTGCCGGTGGTGGCGAGGAAGCGGCGGGCGAAGGTCCGCTCGGACAGCCCGGCCCACCCGGCGAGCCGGGGCACGGTCAGCGGCTGCTCCAGCTCGGTCAGCGCCCGCGTGCGGACGGCCGAGAGCAGGTCGTCGACCTCGTCGCGCACGGGGATGGGTTCGTCCACGAACTGCGCCTGATCGCCCGTCCGGTAGGGCGCGACGACCATGGCCCGGGCGATGGCGGCGGCGGTCTCCGCGCCGTGGCCGAGCCTCACCAGGTGCAGGCACAGATCGATGCCGCCGGCCACGCCCGCCGATGTCCACACGTTGTCGTCTTCGATGTAGAGGGCGCTCGGCTCGACCTTGACCAGGGGATGGCGCAGGCCCAGCAGCGCGGTGGCGTGCCAGTGGGTGACGGCGCGTCGGCCGTCGAGCAGTCCGGCCTGGGCCAGCACGAACGCGCCGAGACAGAGCGCTGCGACCGGAGTGCCGCGGCCGTGGGCGGAGCGCAGGGCCCGGAGTACCGGCTCGGGGAACGGTGCCGTGGGCGAGGTGACTCCGGGCACGATGACGAGGTCGGCCTCCCGCAGCCAGGACAGGGTCTGGCGCGCCGTCATGCCGGCGCCGTGCTCGAGCGTCACCGGTTCGCGGTCGATCCCGCACGTGCGCAGGTCGAACACGTCTGCGCCGCCGGCCAGGCGATCGTTGCGGAAGACCTCGGTGACCACGGATATGTCGAACATCCGGACACCGTCCATGACCAGCAGGGCGATGCGTCGCATGACCACATCATGGCATGGTCCGACTGTCGGTATCTCATCGATACGAGCCTTTCCCGCCACTGTCCGCGGCCCGGTGCCGCTGCCATGATCGAGGACATGACGAACCAGACCGAGACCGCCGCCGTCGTCCGCCTGCTGTCCACCGGCGGCCCCACCGCGCTGATCGAGATAGGCGGGCTGCGCCTGCTGACCGATCCGACCTTCGACGAGCCGGGGCACTACGTCTCCAGCTCGGGCGCCTCGCTGACCAAGACAGAGCCCGCGGTGCTCGGGCCCGAAGCCCTCGGCCGCATAGACGCCGTGCTGCTCTCGCACGATCAGCACCCGGACAATCTCGACCGGTCCGGCCGGGCCCTGCTCGCGGAGGTCCCGCTCGTGCTCACCACCACCTCCGGCGCCGAACGGCTGAACGCGTCGGACCCCGCCGTGACGGCCCGAGGGCTCGCGCCCTGGGAGGCGTACGAGCTGACCCGGCCGGACGGCGGCATTCTGCGGATCACGGCCCTGCCGGCCCAGCACGGTCCGGCCGGCTGCGAGCCGGTCAGCGGCCAGGTGATCGGATTCCTGGCGCAGGCCCCGGATCTGCCGAGCGTCTACGTCAGCGGCGACAACGCCTCGCTCGAGCTGGTCGAGGAGGTCGCCCGCCGGTTCGGCCCGATCGAGCACGCGGTGATCTTCGCCGGCGGCGCGCGGGTGCCGGCGGTGTTCGACGGCGCGCCGCTGACCCTGGATTCGGCCCAGGCCGCCGAGGCCGCCCGGATCCTCGGGAGCCGGCGTGCCGTCGTTCTGCACTGCGACAGCTGGGCGCATTTCTCCGAGGACTACCCGGCCGTCGAAGCCGCGTTCGACAAGGCCGGGCGCCGCGATCTGCTGCCGGACACCCGCCACGGGCAGCTGTTCGGGCTCTGAACTGCGGAAAAGCAGTGGCGCGGGAGCGCGAGGAACGCCAGCATGGACGGCGCCCGCACCCGGTCTCGCAGTGAGGAAGCTCTTGTCGGTCCTAACGATCCGAGGACTCGCGCGCTGTTCGCGCGACGCCGGGGGTCGGCTGCTCGCCGGTCTCGGCTTCCTCCTGCTGCTGCAGAACCTAGCTCCGGCGGGTATCGCCGTGGCCACCGCGCTGCTGATCGGCCGGATCCAGCACGCCGTGCCCTCGACGCTGTTGGCCGCCGCCACCGTGCCGCTGGCGGTCTTCGCGCTGGTCCTCGGGATCGGGCACGCCGCCGACGCGGCGGCGGAGCCGCTGCTGTTCCTGGCCGTCGCCCGGATCGACGGCGCGCACCGGGCCCGGATCACCGAGCTGGCGGCCAACAGCCCGACCGTGGACCGGCTCGAGGACCCGGAGACGCAGCGCCTGCTGCGCGCGGCCCGGGCGGACCCGAAGAACTGGACCGAGCGCACCCCCGGCACCGGCTTCGCCGGCCTGGCCCAGATCACCGCGATGCTCCTCGGCGTGCTCGGCGCCTGTGCGGTGCTGGCCCGCTTCGCCTGGTGGCTGGTGCCGCTGGTGCTGATACCGGCCCTGATCCAGGGTCTGACGCTGGCCCGGCGCAACCGCGCCTTCATGCTCAACTGGCGGGCCTCCTACCCGCACATGCGGCGCGGCAGCATGTGGGAGAGCACCGCGAACGATCCGGGCACCAGCAAGGACATCCGGGTCTACGGACTCGGCGACTGGATCGCCGACGCCATCCGCGAGCACGCGGTCCGCGCCTTCACCCCGATCTGGGCCAAGCTCACCGCCAAGGACGAGTGGTGGGCGCTGGTGATCGTCGGCATTCCCTTTTCCATCGCCTTGGCCGTGGTCGGCCACGACGCCGCCACCGGCCGCACCACGGTGGCGGTCGAGTCCGCGGTGTTGGCCGCGGGATGGTCCATCTTCCAGGCCATGGGTTGGAACGACAGCGTCATCTCGGTGGTCTCCGCGGGCGAATGCCTGACCGCGTACGGCGCGCTGCGTGAGGCGCTCGCAGAGCCCGAAGCCACCGCCGCCGCCACGGAGGCCGCGCCCGTCGACGGACTGCCCGACCGGGTGCCGCTGATCCGCTTCGAGGGCCTGGGTTTCCGCTACCCGGGCACCGAGCGCACCGTGCTGGACGAGATCGATCTGGAGATCAAGCCCGGCGAGCTGCTCGCCCTCGTGGGCCTGAACGGCGCGGGCAAGTCCACCCTCATCAAACTCCTGTCGATGCTCTACACCCCGACCTCCGGCCGGATCACCGCCGACGGCGTCGACATCGCCGACTACGGCCACGCGGCTTGGCGCGCCCGGATCTCGGTGGTGTTCCAGGACTTCGTGAAGTACCAGCTGAGCGCGGCCGAGAACGTGCTGCTGGGCCGGGGCGGTCTGGCCCCGGACCGGGAGGAGCTGGAGCTCGCGGCGCAAGAGGCCGGCTTCGGCGAGGTGCTGGCCCGGCTGCCAGACGGCTGGGACACGCCGTTGGCCCGCGCCCGCACCGGCGGCGTCGACCTGTCCGGTGGCCAATGGCAGCAGCTGGTGCTGACCCGGGCCCTCTACGCGCTGCACAAGGGCGCGAAGCTGCTCGTGCTGGACGAGCCGACCGCGCATCTCGACGTGCGCACCGAGTTCGACGTCTTCCAACGCCTGGCCGAGCGCCGCGGCGGCGCGAGCATCGTGCTGATCTCGCACCGCCTCTCCACGGTCCGCTACGCCGACCGGATCGTGCTGCTCGACGGGGGCCGGATCACCGAGAGCGGCTCGCACGACGAGCTGATCGCCCGCGGCGGCGAGTACGCCCGGATGTTCGCCATCCAGGCCGAGCGGTTCCGGGCCGGGTTCGAGGACCACATCGAGGAAGGGGAGCTGCTGTGACGTCCGAGGAGTACTCGCCGCGGGTCTCCCGCCGCGCCTATTTCGGCCTCGCCGCCGAAATGCTGCACCTGGCCTGGAAGCGGATGCCCGCCCGGTTCGCGCTCATCGTCGGCCTGCAGGCGGCCCAGGTGGGGTTGACCGCCGCCATCGCGTTGGGCATGCGCGCGGCCGTGAACGACGCCATCGCGGGCCAGGCGCGGGCCGCGGCCGTGGCCGGCCTCGTGGTCGCACTCGCCTGTGCCAGCAGCATGTTCTGCGGTGCGGTGGTCGGCGGTTCCACGATCTACGTGGTGGAGCGGGTGGCGCTGCTCGATCTGATGCCGCAGGTGCACCGGAACGTCGCCACGCTCGAGGGCATCGAGCATCTGGAGCGCACCGACTTCCTGGACCGGCTCACCATCGCCTCCTACGGCAGCTGGAACCTGATGTACGGGTTCCTCGCCGCCGTCCGGGTGTGCTTCACCGTCTTGCAGCTCGGTGTCACCCTGCTGCTGCTCGGCACCCTCGACCCGTGGCTGATGAGCCTGCTGGTGTTCGCGGGCGTGCCGCTGTGGTTTGAGCGGATCGGCAAACGCGGCGTGATCAAGGCCGAGACCGACACGGCCGAGCAGTTCCGGCTGCAGCGCCACCTGTTCGAGGTGGCCACGGACCCGGGCTCGGGCAAGGAGATCCGGGTGGCCGGCTCCGGCACCGAGATCGCCCGGCTGCAGCGGGCCGCCTGGGACAAGGCCGCCGAAGGCCGGTTCCAGGCCCAGGTGCGCGCGGCGATCTGGAAGCTGGCCGGATGGATCCTGTTCGCCCTCGGCTTCGTCGCCGCGCTCTGGCTGGTGGTCTACCGGGCCGCGCACGGGCACGGCAGCATCGGCGACATCGTGCTCTCCATCACCGTCGCGACCACGCTGCGCGGGGCGTTGCAGGGCACTGTCGCCGAGTCCGTCGGAGCGGCCGCGGCCGGCCGCGTGGTCGCTCCGTACCTCTGGCTGCGCTCCTACGTGGCCGAGGAGCGCGCGCGGGCGCAGGGCACGGACTCGCCGCCGGACGTGCTGTCCGAGGGCATCGTGTTCGACGACGTGACCTACACGTATCCCGGCACCGACCGCACGGCGCTGGACGGGGTGAGCCTGTCCATCCCGCCGGGCTCGGTGGTCGCCATCGTCGGCGAGTACGGCTCCGGCAAGACCACCTTGGTCAAGCTGCTGAACAAGTTCTACTGCCCGGACTCGGGCCGGATCCTGATCGACGGGGTCGACCTGGCCGATCTGGACACCGACGCCTGGCGGGAGCGCTCGGCCGCCGCGTTCCAGGACTTCGGCCGGTTCAAGACGCTCTTCTCGCGCAACGTGGGCTTCGGCGACCTGCCGCGGCTCGACGACCGCACGGCCGTCGCCGCCGCGGTCGCCGAGGCCAACGCGCAGGAACTGGTCGAGCGGCTTCCGCAGGGTATGGACACCGAACTCGGCGTCGAGACCGGGGGAGTGGACCTGAGCGAAGGCCAGTGGCAGAAGGCGGCGCTGGCCCGCGCCTCCATGCGCACCCAGCCGCTGCTGTTCGTGCTGGACGAGCCCACCGCCTCCCTGGACGCGCCGAGCGAGCAGGAGATCTTCGAGCGCTACATGCGCCGGGCGCGTGGACTGTCCCGGCGCACCGGAGCGGTCACCGTGATCGTCTCGCACCGCTTCTCCACCGTCGCCGGGGCCGACCTGATCCTGGTGCTGGCGGACGGGAAGGTCGTCGAGGCGGGCCGGCACGAGGAGCTGGTGGACCGGCCCGGCGGCCGGTACGCGGACCTCTACGGGCTCCAGGCGGCGGCGTACAGTGCCTCATGACGGGCGCAGGCGCTACCGTGGGCCTGTGATCGACATCGAGGGCGGACCGCCGACGGCTGATATCAGGACCCTGTCGAGTCGGGTCGTGTACGAGAACCCGTGGATGCAGGTGCGCGAGGACGCGATCGAGCGCACGGACGGCTCGAGCGGGATCTACAGCGTGGTGGACAAGGGCAACTACGCGGTCGTGGTCCCGTACGAGAACGACGGGTTCTGGCTGGTCGAGCAGTACCGCTACCCGGTGCGCAAGCGCTCCTGGGAGTTCCCCATGGGCACGTATCCGGACCGGCGCATGGGCGACCCGCTCGAGCTCGCCCGGCGGGAACTGCTGGAGGAGGCCGGGTTGCGGGCCGAGCGCTGGGAGCTGCTCGGCGAGATGTACTGCGTGCCCGGATTCTCCTCGCAGAGCGGACACGTCTACCTGGCCACCGGGCTGACCCGGGGCGAGGTCGAGCGCGAGCCCGAGGAGCAGGACATGCGCCTCGGCTTCTTCCCCCGGGCCGAGGTGGAGAAGATGATGCGCGACGGCACGATCCAGGACGCGCAGACGCTCGCGTGCTACGGCTATCTCCTGTTGCACGGCAAGTGAATCCGGCCTGAAACGGGATGATCCGCCACCCGGACAATGCAGCAGGCTCATTTCGTCGGCTGTCGGGCGGCGCGCGGACGGGCGTGGTTCATCCGCACGACACCTGGCGTGGAAACAGTGTCGTCGTTTGTGTCCACGCCCTCGACGCCGCCGTGGCGGATCTCGAATCCCACGGCGGTTTCTCACGCCGCTGAAAGGCAGCAGATCTCTGTGACTGGAAGAGTCCCAGCCTCCCAGCCCGCCCCCTCCCGCCTCACCCGCCGCCGCGCCGCCCTCGGCGCGGTCCTCGCGAGCACGCTCGTGGTCGGCGCGGTCGTCGTGCCGGTGGTCGCCAACGCGAGCAGCACCACCGCCCTGACCGCCGGCGACCTCGTGGTCTACCGCGTCGGCGACGGCAGCAGCTCGCTCGGCAGCGCCGCCGTGCCGGTGTTCCTCGACGAGTACAACACCTCCGGCTCGCTCGTGACCTCGATCGAGCTGCCCACCGCGGACAGCGGCGCGGCGCACGAGCTGACCGGCTCGGGCAGCGCGGCCTCGGAGGGCGAGCTCACCCTTTCCGCGGACGGCCGCTACCTGCTCGCCCCCGGCTACCACCAGGCCGTGGGCACCTCGAGCGTCGCGAGCACGGACGACGTCACCGTCGCCCGGGTCGGCGGCGACGGCACCGTCGACACCTCGACGATGCTCGGCGGCTTCGCCGACGGCAACAACGTGCGCGGCGCCACCAGCACCGACGGCACGGGCATCTGGGTCTCCGGCGCGAACGAGGGAATCGGCTACACGACCCTCGGTTCGAGCTCCTACACCCAGGTCAACAGCTCGAACGTGCGCCAGATCGAGGTCGTGGACGGACAGCTCTACACCACCTCGTCCAAGAGCGGCATCGGCGTCTCGACCGTGGGCAGCGGCACCCCGACCGGCTCCGGCCAGTCCCTGGCCAACCTGCCGGGCAGCCCGGAGGGCAGCGGCGACCCGTACAGCGCCGTGCTGCTGAGCCTGTCCGGCGGCTCGACCCCGGACACGCTCTACGTCTCGGACAACTCCGGCGGCAAGATCGAGAAGTTCTCGCTGGTCAGCGGCAGCTGGAAGGCCGAGGGCAGCAAGAGCCTGTCGAGCGTGGTGGACCTGACCGGTTCGGTGGTCGGCGGCCAGGTCGTGCTGTACGCGACCGGCAGCGGCTCCTCCGGCACCAGCGGCACCCTTTCGAAGGTCACTGACACCGCCGGCGCCGGCGCGAGCATGTCCGGCTCGGTGACGACGCTCGCCACCGCCGCCTCCAAGGAGGCCTTCCGCGGCGTCGCCTTCGCCCCGAGCGGCGGCGCCGCCGCCAGCGCCTCGGCTTCGGCGTCCGCTTCCGCGTCGCCGTCGGCTTCGGCCTCCGCTTCGGCCAGCGCGTCGGCTTCGGCCTCTGCCTCGGCCAGCGCCTCCGCGTCGCCGTCGCCCTCAGGCAGCAAGACGCCCACCGTCTCGGCGACCCCGTCCACGCTGCTGGGCGCCGTGTCCAACACCAAGAACCCGACCGCGACCATCACGGTCGGCGACGCCTACTACGGCGCCGCGGCGGTCACCCTGACGGCCAAGTCGTCCAAGACGAGCGTCGTGCCGAGCACCGGCATGGTCTTCTCCGGCACCGGCGCCACCCGCACCCTGACGGTCACGCCGGCCGCGGCCGGCTACTCGACGATCACCATCACGGCCACCGCCACCGGCGGTGGCACGGCCACGACGACGATCTCGTACGCCGCCTCCCTCGCCGACTCGTCCGACCCGTCCGCCGACTACTACTCCGGCATCGGCAACGCCTCGGCGATGATCGACGCCGGCAACGGCTACTTCCTCATCGGCGACGACGAGACCGACGTGCTCTACCTCTACCAGCACGGCGTGACCCAGCCGGTCAAGACCTTCGACTTCACCTCGAAGCTGCCCTACGGCACCGACGAGGTCGACATCGAGGCCGCGGCCAAGATCGGCAACCGCATCTACTGGACCGGCTCGATGAGCAACACGAACAGCGGCAACGCGGCCCCCGAGCGCAGCACCGTGTTCGCCACCGACATCACCGGCACCGGCGCCTCCACCAGCCTGAGCTACGTGGGCGCCTACACCGGTCTGCGCACCGACATGATCAACTGGGACAAGTCGAACGGCAACGCGCTCGGCCTGTCCTCCTCCACCGGCAGCGGCACGGACCCGAAGACCACCTCCGGGTTCAACCTCGAAGGGCTCGAGTTCGCGCCGAACAACACCACCGCGTACTTCGCCTTCCGCGCGCCGCTGGAGACCACCTCGTCCCGCACGAACGCGCTGATCATCCCGGTCACCAACCTGGACGCGCTGGTCACCGGCAGCGCCGGCACGGCGACCTTCGGCAGCGCGATCGAGATGAACCTCGGCGGCCTCGGCTTCCGCGACATCCGGAAGAACGCGGACAACCAGTACGTCATCCTGGCCGGCACCTCCGACGGCGACAACGACCAGGCCGCGCTCTACTCGTGGGACGGCGTCGCCGGCGACGCCCCGGTCAAGGACGCGGTGACGGTGCCGACCCCGGCCCCCACCGCCGCCTGGGAGGCCATCGGCGTCGTGCCCGACCCGCTGGCCGCGGGCAGCTCGGTCTACCTGATCCAGGACGACGGCGACGTCACCTGGTACAACGACGACAACACGTCGAAGAGCGGGCTGAGCGCCGCGGACATGAAGTTCCTCGGCGACTCGATCACCTGGAAGTGATCAGGGCATTGCCCTGATCGACCCTGGCCCCGCCGGCGAGTTCTCGCCGGCGGGGCCAGGCCGTCATATGTACAGGCCGGTGGACGGCTCCGGCCCGACCGGCTCCGTCTCCTCGCGCCCGGCCTTGCGCGCGTAGAGCGAGGCGAGCGTCATCGGGCCGGCCACGCGGCGCCCGTCGCCGAGCCAGGACTCCGCCTCGGCCGCGGTGAGCGGACCGACCTCGATCTGCGCGAGGCAGCGGCCGGGGCGCACCACGGCCGGATGCAGCCGGTCCAGCGGTTCGTTGGTGGTGATGGCGATCAGGATGTTCTGGCCCTGGCCGAGCAGCCCGTCGGTGAGGTTCAGCAGGCGCGAGAGCGCCTGGCCCGCGGTGCTCTTCGCCTCGCCGCGGATCAGCTCGTCGCAGTCCTCGAGGATCAGCAGCCGCCACCGCCGGTCGTCGTCGTCCTCGCCCATCACCACTTCGAGCAGGTAGCCCGGATCCGCGAACATGCGCTCGGGATCGAGCACGCAGTCGGTGCGGCACCACTTGCCCCAGGCCCGGCCGAGCGCCCGCAGCGCGTTCGTCTTCCCGGTGCCGGGCGGGCCGTGCAGCAGCACCAGCTTGCCGTTGATGTCGTCCGGGCCGGTCTTCATCAGCCGGTCCAGCTGGTCGGCCACCGCGCCCGAGTAGTTGGACCGCACCTCGGCCCACTCCGGCGCCTCGATGCTGCGCTCCTGGTTGACCGCGCCGCCCCCGGTCGCGTGCCAGAACCCGAGCTTGACCCGGTCGTCGCGCTGCGTGGCCTTCTTGCGCACCAGCTTCGCGGCCTGCTCGGCGATCTCCCGGGCCAGCTCCATGCTGACCGCGGAGACCGAGACCCCGCCGTGGCCGGGGTTGTAGCGGTACACGAACAGGCTCCAGCCGTCGCCGACCGCGAACAGGGCGCGCTGGTTGCGGGTCCGGCCCTCGCGCAGCACGCGGGCGCCGTCCGGCAGGCGCCACTCGCCCTTGCGCACCCGCCCGAGTCCGAGGCGGTAGGCGTGCGGCTCCCGGCCCTCCGCGTACGCGGACAGGTAGAGGAACCGGGTGATCTCGTGGAAGTCGACGCTGTGGTCGAGCACGCCCCAATCCAGCCAGGGCGCGTCGACGAGGTCGCGCAGCAGCTCGCGCGCAGTCGCGGATTCACCGCCCGTCATGG
This genomic window from Actinospica robiniae DSM 44927 contains:
- a CDS encoding ABC transporter ATP-binding protein, which produces MTSEEYSPRVSRRAYFGLAAEMLHLAWKRMPARFALIVGLQAAQVGLTAAIALGMRAAVNDAIAGQARAAAVAGLVVALACASSMFCGAVVGGSTIYVVERVALLDLMPQVHRNVATLEGIEHLERTDFLDRLTIASYGSWNLMYGFLAAVRVCFTVLQLGVTLLLLGTLDPWLMSLLVFAGVPLWFERIGKRGVIKAETDTAEQFRLQRHLFEVATDPGSGKEIRVAGSGTEIARLQRAAWDKAAEGRFQAQVRAAIWKLAGWILFALGFVAALWLVVYRAAHGHGSIGDIVLSITVATTLRGALQGTVAESVGAAAAGRVVAPYLWLRSYVAEERARAQGTDSPPDVLSEGIVFDDVTYTYPGTDRTALDGVSLSIPPGSVVAIVGEYGSGKTTLVKLLNKFYCPDSGRILIDGVDLADLDTDAWRERSAAAFQDFGRFKTLFSRNVGFGDLPRLDDRTAVAAAVAEANAQELVERLPQGMDTELGVETGGVDLSEGQWQKAALARASMRTQPLLFVLDEPTASLDAPSEQEIFERYMRRARGLSRRTGAVTVIVSHRFSTVAGADLILVLADGKVVEAGRHEELVDRPGGRYADLYGLQAAAYSAS
- a CDS encoding DUF5925 domain-containing protein — its product is MTGGESATARELLRDLVDAPWLDWGVLDHSVDFHEITRFLYLSAYAEGREPHAYRLGLGRVRKGEWRLPDGARVLREGRTRNQRALFAVGDGWSLFVYRYNPGHGGVSVSAVSMELAREIAEQAAKLVRKKATQRDDRVKLGFWHATGGGAVNQERSIEAPEWAEVRSNYSGAVADQLDRLMKTGPDDINGKLVLLHGPPGTGKTNALRALGRAWGKWCRTDCVLDPERMFADPGYLLEVVMGEDDDDRRWRLLILEDCDELIRGEAKSTAGQALSRLLNLTDGLLGQGQNILIAITTNEPLDRLHPAVVRPGRCLAQIEVGPLTAAEAESWLGDGRRVAGPMTLASLYARKAGREETEPVGPEPSTGLYI
- a CDS encoding VOC family protein, yielding MKVTEISPGSPCWTQLSTSDVEAAKKFYGQLFGWTAETDPRPEVGGYTTFQLDGAPVAAVAPLMDPRQPIRWMLSFESKDIDATTAAAKKAGAQVWMEPMDVLDIGRWSLLSDPTGAAFSLWQAGKFAGFGVVEEPNTFAWIDLATRDRAGALKFYRDVFGWEVTDDPTYPQVGLNGKQFGGVMDMGADFPDEMPAHWNPFFLVTDVDAVAEKAKQLGGGILHGPEDTPMEHGPRIAVLHDGQSAPFGIFSTQRKS
- a CDS encoding ABC transporter ATP-binding protein, encoding MSVLTIRGLARCSRDAGGRLLAGLGFLLLLQNLAPAGIAVATALLIGRIQHAVPSTLLAAATVPLAVFALVLGIGHAADAAAEPLLFLAVARIDGAHRARITELAANSPTVDRLEDPETQRLLRAARADPKNWTERTPGTGFAGLAQITAMLLGVLGACAVLARFAWWLVPLVLIPALIQGLTLARRNRAFMLNWRASYPHMRRGSMWESTANDPGTSKDIRVYGLGDWIADAIREHAVRAFTPIWAKLTAKDEWWALVIVGIPFSIALAVVGHDAATGRTTVAVESAVLAAGWSIFQAMGWNDSVISVVSAGECLTAYGALREALAEPEATAAATEAAPVDGLPDRVPLIRFEGLGFRYPGTERTVLDEIDLEIKPGELLALVGLNGAGKSTLIKLLSMLYTPTSGRITADGVDIADYGHAAWRARISVVFQDFVKYQLSAAENVLLGRGGLAPDREELELAAQEAGFGEVLARLPDGWDTPLARARTGGVDLSGGQWQQLVLTRALYALHKGAKLLVLDEPTAHLDVRTEFDVFQRLAERRGGASIVLISHRLSTVRYADRIVLLDGGRITESGSHDELIARGGEYARMFAIQAERFRAGFEDHIEEGELL
- a CDS encoding NUDIX domain-containing protein translates to MQVREDAIERTDGSSGIYSVVDKGNYAVVVPYENDGFWLVEQYRYPVRKRSWEFPMGTYPDRRMGDPLELARRELLEEAGLRAERWELLGEMYCVPGFSSQSGHVYLATGLTRGEVEREPEEQDMRLGFFPRAEVEKMMRDGTIQDAQTLACYGYLLLHGK
- a CDS encoding MBL fold metallo-hydrolase, giving the protein MTNQTETAAVVRLLSTGGPTALIEIGGLRLLTDPTFDEPGHYVSSSGASLTKTEPAVLGPEALGRIDAVLLSHDQHPDNLDRSGRALLAEVPLVLTTTSGAERLNASDPAVTARGLAPWEAYELTRPDGGILRITALPAQHGPAGCEPVSGQVIGFLAQAPDLPSVYVSGDNASLELVEEVARRFGPIEHAVIFAGGARVPAVFDGAPLTLDSAQAAEAARILGSRRAVVLHCDSWAHFSEDYPAVEAAFDKAGRRDLLPDTRHGQLFGL
- a CDS encoding GlxA family transcriptional regulator, whose protein sequence is MRRIALLVMDGVRMFDISVVTEVFRNDRLAGGADVFDLRTCGIDREPVTLEHGAGMTARQTLSWLREADLVIVPGVTSPTAPFPEPVLRALRSAHGRGTPVAALCLGAFVLAQAGLLDGRRAVTHWHATALLGLRHPLVKVEPSALYIEDDNVWTSAGVAGGIDLCLHLVRLGHGAETAAAIARAMVVAPYRTGDQAQFVDEPIPVRDEVDDLLSAVRTRALTELEQPLTVPRLAGWAGLSERTFARRFLATTGTTPAQWLIGQRVLRAQRLLEQTDLPMDRIAAESGFGSPVTLRQHFVERVGLAPRDYRRSFRRTG